One part of the Streptomyces ferrugineus genome encodes these proteins:
- a CDS encoding ArsR/SmtB family transcription factor — translation MSHALGTSEGSIMLRMHFTAGDVARTRVADGPDPFWESVLSLHKVWERRPEPDLTGWRRRVVQNGRASLRLLLPLVPARGYFPDFLTPAASAEGVEAGLDALLSTPRRELRDQIGRLATSGPPLGGWVRSVAEGRAPALRQLGEALRDYQDIALGPSWQRIRARAESDRTWRARVQWCSGTDAMLRTFGPGIRWCPPVLEADYPVDRDICLDGRGLLLIPSYFCRRTPVALADPTLPPTLVYPVSPGHPVRSPATGAPATTDAVGTHLAHLLGHTRAAVLQALGGDCTTSELARRAGVSISSASEHAAVLRGAGLVSSTRQRNAVRHSLTPVGLALLDGSPSQAPSEPSAPANRFRTQGC, via the coding sequence GTGTCGCACGCGCTCGGCACATCGGAGGGCAGCATCATGCTGCGCATGCACTTCACCGCGGGGGACGTCGCGCGTACACGGGTCGCAGACGGGCCGGATCCGTTCTGGGAATCCGTACTGAGCCTGCACAAGGTGTGGGAGAGGCGCCCTGAGCCCGACCTGACCGGCTGGCGCAGGCGCGTCGTCCAGAACGGGCGAGCGTCGCTTCGCCTGCTGTTGCCGCTTGTTCCAGCCCGCGGCTACTTCCCTGACTTCCTCACTCCCGCGGCGAGCGCCGAGGGCGTCGAAGCCGGCCTGGACGCCCTGCTGTCCACACCGCGGCGCGAACTGCGAGACCAGATCGGCCGGTTGGCGACGAGCGGTCCGCCCCTTGGCGGCTGGGTCCGCTCTGTCGCCGAGGGCAGGGCACCCGCGCTCCGGCAACTCGGTGAAGCCCTGCGCGACTACCAGGACATCGCACTCGGCCCGTCGTGGCAGCGTATCCGCGCGCGGGCCGAGTCCGACCGCACCTGGCGCGCCCGCGTCCAGTGGTGCAGCGGTACGGACGCCATGCTCCGCACCTTCGGTCCCGGTATCCGCTGGTGTCCGCCCGTACTGGAGGCCGACTATCCGGTGGACCGGGACATCTGTCTGGACGGTCGCGGGCTGCTGCTGATCCCGTCGTACTTCTGCCGCCGTACGCCGGTCGCGCTGGCCGACCCGACCCTGCCGCCGACGCTCGTCTATCCGGTCTCGCCGGGCCATCCGGTGCGGTCTCCGGCGACGGGGGCGCCAGCGACGACGGATGCCGTGGGCACGCATCTCGCGCACCTCCTCGGGCACACCAGGGCCGCGGTCCTTCAGGCTCTCGGCGGCGACTGCACCACCAGTGAGCTGGCCCGGCGCGCCGGGGTGTCCATCTCCTCGGCCAGCGAGCACGCCGCGGTCCTGCGCGGCGCCGGTCTGGTCTCCAGCACCCGGCAGCGCAACGCGGTACGCCACTCGCTCACTCCTGTAGGCCTCGCCCTCCTCGACGGCAGCCCCTCCCAGGCACCGAGCGAGCCATCCGCACCGGCCAACCGCTTCCGCACACAGGGTTGTTGA
- a CDS encoding vanadium-dependent haloperoxidase, whose translation MSDRRFAARDARVRAAEAEFQRHVPVHASNGEETDHPFVASYSKGLPHDKFGEVAPAAYHLLRRALATGSYEDFERIPLADTRKLVNPQAGLAFDPQGPDAQALSMPPAPRIDSAQNSAEAVELYWMALCRDVLFTRFAESDLVAEAAGELSGLEDFRAPKLDGQVTAQTIFRGDTRGDLAGPYLSQFLLKDIPYGTLLIDQRQDTLVRPVDHLTTWGDWLEVQNGSEPEPDERDFATRRYIQTPRDLAHYVHFDALYEAYLNAALILLGSNAPVDAGNPYNFSRNQIGFGTYGGPHLLSLVTEVATRALKAVWFQKWYVHRRLRPEEFGGRVHQQLRGQREYPIDSGVLDSVAVKRVFEKHGSYLLPQAFPEGSPTHPSYGSGHATVAGACVTILKAWFDESHILADPVVPSTDGTALEPYTGPDADRLTVGGELNKVAGNIATGRNMAGVHWRTDYTQAVHLGEEIAIGVLREAKEATLEDAVFTLSRFDGTTLAI comes from the coding sequence ATGAGTGATCGTCGCTTTGCCGCGCGCGACGCGCGCGTCCGGGCCGCCGAGGCGGAGTTCCAGCGCCACGTGCCGGTCCACGCCTCGAACGGGGAAGAGACCGACCACCCCTTCGTCGCGAGCTACTCCAAGGGGCTGCCGCACGACAAGTTCGGAGAGGTCGCCCCGGCCGCGTACCACCTGCTGCGCCGGGCGCTGGCCACGGGCAGCTACGAGGACTTCGAACGGATCCCGCTCGCGGACACCCGCAAACTGGTCAACCCGCAGGCCGGGCTGGCCTTCGACCCGCAGGGCCCGGACGCCCAGGCGCTGTCCATGCCGCCCGCGCCGCGCATCGACAGTGCGCAGAACTCCGCCGAGGCCGTCGAGCTGTACTGGATGGCGCTGTGCCGTGATGTGCTGTTCACCAGGTTCGCCGAGAGTGACCTGGTCGCCGAGGCGGCCGGTGAACTGAGCGGGCTGGAGGACTTCCGGGCACCGAAGCTGGACGGTCAGGTCACCGCGCAGACCATCTTCCGGGGGGACACCCGGGGCGATCTGGCCGGGCCGTACCTGTCGCAGTTCCTGCTCAAGGACATCCCGTACGGCACGCTGCTGATCGACCAGCGGCAGGACACCCTCGTCCGCCCCGTCGACCATCTGACCACCTGGGGCGACTGGCTGGAGGTGCAGAACGGCTCCGAACCCGAGCCGGACGAGCGGGACTTCGCCACCCGGCGCTACATCCAGACCCCGCGCGATCTGGCTCACTACGTCCACTTCGACGCACTGTACGAGGCGTACCTCAACGCCGCGCTCATCCTGCTGGGCAGCAACGCGCCGGTGGACGCGGGCAATCCGTACAACTTCTCCCGCAACCAGATCGGCTTCGGGACGTACGGCGGACCGCACCTCCTCTCGCTGGTGACCGAGGTGGCCACCCGCGCGCTGAAGGCGGTGTGGTTCCAGAAGTGGTACGTGCACCGGCGCCTGCGGCCGGAGGAGTTCGGTGGCCGGGTCCACCAGCAGCTGCGCGGGCAGCGCGAGTACCCGATCGACTCCGGCGTGCTGGACTCCGTCGCCGTGAAGCGGGTCTTCGAGAAGCACGGCAGCTACCTGCTGCCGCAGGCCTTCCCGGAGGGCAGCCCGACCCATCCCTCGTACGGATCCGGACACGCCACGGTCGCAGGGGCGTGCGTGACCATCCTCAAGGCATGGTTCGACGAGTCACACATCCTGGCCGACCCGGTCGTCCCCTCCACGGACGGCACCGCCCTGGAGCCGTACACCGGCCCTGACGCCGACCGGCTCACCGTCGGCGGCGAGCTCAACAAGGTCGCCGGCAACATCGCCACCGGCCGCAACATGGCCGGCGTGCACTGGCGCACCGACTACACCCAGGCCGTCCACCTTGGTGAGGAGATCGCCATCGGTGTCCTGCGCGAGGCCAAGGAGGCCACGCTGGAGGACGCGGTCTTCACTCTGAGCCGCTTCGACGGCACCACTCTCGCCATCTGA
- a CDS encoding ADP-ribosylglycohydrolase family protein, protein MKRIQRVAGVIVGSAVGDALGAPFEFGPQGAFSARFPAPGAGDDEMCGGGGWDPGEATDDTQMAILVAESLLERGGLDLPDIFARFQRWAASEPKDIGLQTDDVLTNGMPWDLAAAIHFQVNQRAAGNGSLMRASTSAVHFAATGQEGTMDAARRIAALTHGDRAAWEGTAIFHELVRVMFENTDPLAALPDILAHVHPDHRGRYATVLAPDWHPDQATEFNGAVWPCLGSAVWALRTTASFEDAIRAAIDLGGDTDTVAAVTGGLAGAYYGLDAIPARWTQPLHVPLPGFDGRVLHLADLLHLAHRLGG, encoded by the coding sequence ATGAAGCGGATTCAGCGGGTCGCCGGCGTGATCGTCGGCTCAGCGGTGGGTGACGCGCTGGGTGCCCCCTTCGAGTTCGGTCCCCAGGGAGCGTTCTCCGCGCGGTTTCCCGCGCCCGGTGCCGGTGATGACGAGATGTGCGGAGGCGGTGGCTGGGACCCCGGCGAGGCAACCGACGACACGCAGATGGCCATCCTGGTCGCGGAGTCGCTGCTGGAGCGGGGCGGACTGGATTTGCCGGACATCTTCGCCCGCTTCCAGCGGTGGGCGGCGTCAGAGCCGAAGGACATCGGCTTGCAGACCGACGACGTCCTGACCAACGGCATGCCCTGGGACCTCGCCGCCGCGATCCATTTCCAGGTCAACCAGCGAGCCGCGGGAAACGGCTCCTTGATGCGGGCATCGACCTCCGCGGTCCACTTCGCTGCCACCGGCCAGGAAGGCACCATGGACGCGGCCCGCCGGATCGCTGCCCTGACCCACGGTGACCGCGCGGCCTGGGAAGGCACCGCGATCTTCCACGAACTCGTCCGCGTCATGTTCGAGAACACCGACCCCCTCGCCGCGCTCCCGGACATCCTGGCTCATGTCCACCCCGACCACCGCGGCCGTTACGCCACCGTCCTCGCGCCTGACTGGCACCCCGATCAGGCGACCGAGTTCAACGGCGCCGTCTGGCCCTGCTTGGGCTCCGCCGTCTGGGCCCTTCGCACCACCGCCAGCTTCGAAGACGCGATACGTGCGGCGATCGACCTCGGCGGTGACACGGACACCGTCGCCGCAGTGACCGGAGGCCTCGCGGGGGCGTACTACGGGCTGGATGCAATCCCCGCGCGCTGGACCCAGCCGCTCCATGTCCCTCTCCCAGGATTCGACGGGCGAGTGCTGCACCTAGCGGATCTGCTCCACCTTGCACACCGCCTCGGAGGCTGA
- a CDS encoding transposase family protein yields the protein MVIYPAALDLPHALVEWVTMLVVTREGDRRCKLRPSQRAMVALVYLREHTTLAKIAAGFGISESTAHAYTSSVIHLLAERAPGLLKVLRETDADFVLLDGTLAECDRVGDGRADYSHKHRRHGVNVQVVTDPGGRLLWLSPALPGRAHDLTAARTHRIIRICERQGVPVLADLAYQGGGPWVTTGIKRRPLRELTLTEKTINRALAAARAPVERGVARLKAWRIFRRSRCSPNRMTSIAKAILTLERQR from the coding sequence TTGGTCATCTATCCTGCCGCACTCGACCTGCCCCATGCACTCGTGGAGTGGGTGACCATGCTCGTCGTCACCCGTGAGGGCGACCGGCGATGCAAGCTCCGTCCGTCCCAGCGCGCGATGGTGGCACTGGTGTACCTGCGCGAACACACCACCCTGGCAAAGATCGCTGCCGGGTTCGGGATCAGCGAGTCCACCGCCCACGCCTACACCAGCTCGGTCATCCACCTGCTCGCCGAACGCGCACCGGGTCTGCTGAAAGTCCTGCGCGAGACCGATGCGGACTTCGTCCTGCTGGACGGCACGCTCGCCGAGTGCGACCGCGTCGGCGACGGACGAGCTGACTACTCCCACAAGCACCGCCGGCACGGAGTGAACGTGCAGGTGGTCACCGATCCGGGCGGTCGGCTGCTATGGCTCTCACCCGCACTGCCCGGCCGAGCCCACGACCTGACCGCTGCCCGCACCCACCGCATCATCCGCATCTGCGAGCGCCAAGGCGTCCCTGTCCTCGCCGACCTCGCCTACCAGGGCGGCGGCCCCTGGGTGACCACGGGCATCAAGCGCAGGCCACTGCGGGAACTCACTCTCACCGAGAAGACCATCAACCGGGCCCTGGCCGCGGCACGTGCACCGGTCGAACGCGGCGTCGCACGCCTCAAAGCCTGGCGCATCTTCCGCAGATCCCGATGCAGTCCGAACCGCATGACGTCAATCGCCAAAGCCATCCTCACCCTGGAGCGGCAACGCTGA
- a CDS encoding helix-turn-helix domain-containing protein → MIARLVQHDEDTVREVIHRFDEIGLAGPALYGQEPPPPTQT, encoded by the coding sequence GTGATCGCGCGGCTGGTTCAGCACGACGAGGACACGGTGCGGGAGGTGATCCACCGGTTCGACGAGATCGGCCTGGCGGGTCCGGCCCTCTATGGGCAGGAGCCGCCCCCGCCTACTCAGACCTGA
- a CDS encoding pentapeptide repeat-containing protein, with translation MLAVLGVVLLILPGLVVDHDLAGGHLAAADRLKAVNNVRTTLLQAVGGAVVLFGAYATWRQLRVSQDGLNATREGNITDRFSRAVDQLGSDKLDVRIGGIYALWRIADHSVRDHEAVVSIMAAYLRTHLPWPPQEPGVPPADASINSVQPLETRAADAQTALTCLGVLRREPRPEWLNVSLTDLRRADCDGLWLHGANLDGACLEAASVFQVNLSKASLIAANLRHAEFGTSILHQVRCIEADLRGARLVKADLREADFSRADLREANLRKARANDAVFVGADLRMADLRGCDLSGADLRQAKLERALSSDLTIWPNGFDAQTAGVVVAADPGAEPDHLLPAAAITRQAPPLQSA, from the coding sequence GTGCTTGCCGTACTGGGCGTTGTGCTCCTGATTCTTCCGGGCCTGGTAGTCGACCACGATCTCGCTGGTGGCCACCTTGCTGCGGCGGACCGGTTGAAAGCAGTGAACAACGTGCGTACCACGCTTCTGCAGGCGGTGGGCGGCGCGGTGGTGCTGTTCGGTGCCTACGCCACATGGCGGCAGTTGCGCGTCAGCCAGGACGGATTGAACGCGACCCGCGAGGGCAACATCACCGATCGCTTCAGCCGGGCCGTAGACCAACTCGGAAGTGACAAGTTGGACGTACGGATCGGTGGCATTTACGCACTGTGGCGGATCGCTGACCATTCCGTCCGCGATCACGAGGCGGTCGTCTCCATCATGGCGGCGTATCTCCGGACACACCTGCCCTGGCCGCCGCAGGAGCCCGGAGTTCCGCCAGCGGATGCGTCGATCAACTCGGTGCAGCCGTTGGAGACCCGCGCCGCAGATGCTCAGACTGCGCTGACCTGCCTCGGGGTCCTACGTCGGGAGCCACGCCCGGAGTGGCTCAACGTCAGCCTGACCGACCTGCGAAGAGCCGACTGCGACGGGCTGTGGCTGCACGGAGCCAACCTCGATGGCGCGTGCCTGGAGGCGGCAAGCGTCTTCCAGGTCAACTTGAGCAAGGCATCACTGATAGCGGCCAATCTGCGGCATGCCGAGTTCGGAACCTCGATTCTCCACCAGGTTCGCTGTATCGAAGCCGATCTGCGTGGTGCGCGCCTGGTCAAGGCCGACTTGCGGGAGGCGGACTTCTCCCGTGCAGACCTGCGAGAAGCGAACCTGCGCAAGGCGCGTGCCAATGACGCCGTGTTCGTCGGTGCGGACCTGCGAATGGCCGACCTGCGAGGCTGCGACCTCAGCGGCGCAGACTTGCGACAGGCCAAACTGGAACGTGCGCTGTCGAGCGACCTCACGATCTGGCCGAATGGTTTCGACGCTCAAACGGCTGGCGTCGTCGTCGCCGCCGACCCTGGCGCCGAACCGGACCATCTGCTCCCTGCCGCCGCGATCACAAGGCAGGCCCCGCCTCTGCAGTCGGCCTGA
- a CDS encoding dihydrofolate reductase family protein → MSVIVIEFVTLDGIVSDPDGSVGTPLGGWAFRHCPEAVAGDKFRLGHTLDEGVLLLGRTTWQLFSRIWPGRDDPFATRMNAVPKLVASRTLTHTDTAAWANSQVLDGDPADAVKRERRDVVVAGSLSVVDRLRAADMVDEYRLLTFPTVLGTGRRLFPADGPHAELECLAAEQAGAAVLTRYRRAAR, encoded by the coding sequence ACGGAATCGTGTCCGACCCGGACGGGTCCGTCGGCACGCCGCTGGGCGGCTGGGCGTTCCGGCACTGCCCGGAGGCGGTCGCCGGGGACAAGTTCCGGCTCGGCCACACGCTGGACGAGGGGGTGCTGCTCCTCGGGCGCACCACCTGGCAGCTGTTCTCGCGTATCTGGCCCGGCCGCGACGACCCGTTCGCCACGCGGATGAACGCCGTGCCGAAGTTGGTCGCCTCCCGCACCCTGACCCACACCGACACGGCGGCGTGGGCGAACTCCCAGGTTCTGGACGGCGACCCGGCGGACGCCGTCAAACGCGAGCGGCGGGACGTGGTTGTCGCCGGAAGCCTGAGCGTCGTCGACCGGCTGAGGGCCGCGGACATGGTCGACGAGTACCGGCTGCTGACCTTCCCCACCGTCCTCGGCACCGGCCGGCGGCTCTTCCCGGCCGACGGCCCCCACGCCGAACTGGAGTGCCTGGCGGCCGAGCAGGCAGGTGCCGCCGTCCTCACCCGCTACCGCAGGGCCGCCCGATGA
- a CDS encoding TetR/AcrR family transcriptional regulator: MPKLWNETIEEHRRAVRDAVLETTAALVAEHGLRGVTMSRIAEKSGIGRATLYKYFPDIESIMMAWHERRIAAHLDELAELRDRPGAPGERLEAVLERYAFIQQQRGGHGGELSAVLHRGDHVVHAEQHLRHFVRGLLEEGVRAGEVRSDVAPDELTGYCLHALAGAGGLTSKAAVRRLVTVTLAGLRPPG, encoded by the coding sequence GTGCCGAAGTTGTGGAACGAGACCATCGAGGAGCACCGCCGCGCTGTTCGCGACGCGGTGCTGGAGACCACGGCGGCGCTCGTGGCCGAGCATGGGCTGCGCGGCGTGACCATGTCACGGATTGCCGAGAAGAGCGGTATCGGCCGGGCCACGCTGTACAAGTACTTCCCGGACATCGAGTCGATCATGATGGCGTGGCATGAACGCCGGATCGCCGCCCACCTCGACGAACTCGCCGAGCTCCGGGACCGTCCCGGCGCGCCTGGTGAGCGTCTCGAAGCGGTGCTGGAACGCTATGCGTTCATCCAGCAGCAGCGCGGCGGCCATGGCGGGGAACTCTCCGCCGTCCTGCACCGGGGGGACCATGTCGTGCACGCCGAGCAGCATCTGCGCCACTTCGTCCGTGGGCTGCTCGAGGAGGGGGTCCGGGCGGGCGAGGTCCGCAGCGATGTCGCGCCGGACGAACTGACCGGGTACTGCCTGCATGCTCTCGCCGGAGCCGGCGGCCTGACATCCAAGGCCGCGGTACGGCGGCTCGTCACGGTCACGTTGGCCGGGTTGCGGCCTCCCGGCTGA
- a CDS encoding GNAT family N-acetyltransferase yields MTLATPILHTARLRLRPFTDADTDSLFALLSSAHVLRYWDSAPWNDRARAERFIAMCRKMEDEGTGARVVIERASDGEFVGWCGLTGWNPEYRSASLGYVLGDAMWGCGYATEAAHALLQWAFDTLDLNRVQAETDTRNVASARVLEKIGFAREGTLREDCVVNGEVSDSWVFGLIRREWRPSNVPIPAR; encoded by the coding sequence ATGACTTTGGCCACTCCCATACTGCACACCGCTCGCCTGCGACTGCGCCCCTTCACCGACGCCGACACGGACTCCCTCTTCGCGTTGCTCAGCAGCGCCCACGTGCTGCGCTACTGGGACTCCGCGCCGTGGAACGACCGGGCGCGCGCGGAGCGCTTCATCGCGATGTGCCGGAAGATGGAGGACGAAGGCACCGGGGCGCGGGTGGTCATCGAGCGTGCTTCTGACGGGGAGTTCGTCGGCTGGTGCGGTCTGACCGGATGGAACCCGGAGTACCGCAGCGCGTCGTTGGGCTACGTCCTCGGCGATGCGATGTGGGGCTGCGGCTACGCGACGGAGGCTGCGCACGCCTTGCTGCAGTGGGCATTCGACACACTGGACCTGAATCGAGTTCAGGCCGAGACCGATACGCGCAACGTGGCATCTGCCCGGGTCCTGGAGAAGATCGGATTCGCGCGGGAAGGGACGTTGCGGGAAGACTGCGTGGTGAACGGCGAGGTGTCCGACTCGTGGGTGTTCGGGTTGATCAGGCGAGAGTGGCGGCCATCGAACGTGCCGATCCCAGCCCGCTAA
- a CDS encoding NUDIX hydrolase — translation MNDIAETGADFSAAINGQQWHVAWYPPLDPPAGTPHGAEAVCVVGDRIVVVSPDGQRWGMPAGRPERQEQWVDTMRREVREEACAEVTDCRLLGFSRGVCVRGPQEGLVLIRSMWRAEVRLAPWEPRFEMAHRRLVPADEAFRSLTIPDGLGPFYRRLFAEAAISLSLSNTHDL, via the coding sequence GTGAACGACATCGCTGAGACCGGCGCCGACTTCAGCGCCGCCATCAACGGCCAGCAATGGCATGTCGCGTGGTATCCGCCTCTTGACCCACCGGCGGGTACACCACATGGCGCGGAGGCGGTGTGCGTGGTCGGCGATCGGATCGTCGTCGTGAGCCCGGACGGACAGCGGTGGGGCATGCCCGCCGGTCGCCCGGAGCGGCAGGAGCAGTGGGTCGACACGATGCGTCGAGAGGTCCGTGAGGAAGCCTGCGCCGAGGTGACGGACTGCCGGCTCCTCGGGTTCAGCCGCGGCGTGTGCGTGCGAGGTCCGCAGGAAGGCCTGGTGCTGATCCGGTCGATGTGGCGAGCAGAAGTGCGTCTGGCACCCTGGGAGCCGCGCTTCGAGATGGCCCACCGCCGTCTCGTGCCGGCCGACGAGGCGTTCCGGTCCCTGACCATCCCCGACGGCCTTGGCCCCTTCTACCGCCGACTCTTCGCCGAGGCCGCCATCTCCCTCTCCCTCTCCAACACCCACGACCTCTGA
- a CDS encoding helix-turn-helix domain-containing protein — translation MSSDGTTTGQSGPSELAELLEELKRRSGRSYTALAHRTGLSRSTLHRYCQGTTVPGSFGTVERVARVSGASPAELDRLYRAWWRETAGNAGQQDVRPPEAAETLETLEAVAAVETVAAAGKMTAVESPQHALPTEARRDDAGRGGRREPGDRRRPLWLRTWLRPAALLVALVIASSGSTALYEGGGGRDDAEGVGSTGTAHTGGDGAAGTGGGEQRPKGPTWSEAPRPIAPEFIGMTINSDTGRMPGFRTGSVRLWNSETRWGTIEASPGKYDWTTLDRLVEAAERDRLPVLFTIGGTPWWAAPKGRKSGFADSSASPPDDLRVWDRFVEDLATRYRDRIESYELWDYPSHPLMYAGSLDTLAEMVERASRIIERVDPEARVACPSFGSLWTRKGRALLREFARTGAYAYCHAAALKMPPRKGNGPPEEIIELSRSMRNLLHEENVHDVELWNTGPEWNINSTPPLDARHARDYAVRFYLAGLYARHYGLRRMYFYIWGSTNVPIIVQLVGGPPAEPGKRVGRLAAWLDGARISACGHGARMGLPPGMYSCRFERDGRSGWDGQPFTVHWSARGRAEVPLEEGAYRVRHMDGSTERARPGDRISIGEEPVLIEHRTE, via the coding sequence ATGTCATCCGACGGCACGACGACGGGACAGTCGGGACCATCGGAACTGGCGGAACTGCTGGAGGAACTGAAGCGGCGCAGCGGGCGCAGCTATACAGCGCTGGCCCACCGCACGGGACTCAGCCGTTCCACTCTCCACCGCTACTGCCAGGGCACCACCGTCCCGGGATCGTTCGGCACGGTCGAACGCGTGGCACGCGTGAGCGGGGCAAGCCCCGCGGAGCTGGACCGGCTCTACCGCGCGTGGTGGCGGGAGACCGCCGGGAACGCGGGGCAACAGGACGTGCGGCCACCGGAGGCGGCGGAGACGCTGGAGACGCTGGAGGCGGTGGCGGCGGTGGAAACGGTGGCGGCGGCGGGGAAGATGACGGCGGTGGAATCGCCGCAACACGCGCTCCCGACGGAGGCCCGCCGCGACGACGCCGGCAGGGGCGGCAGGCGTGAGCCCGGCGACCGGCGGCGGCCGTTATGGCTGCGTACTTGGCTGCGCCCGGCGGCGCTGCTGGTCGCCCTCGTCATCGCATCGTCCGGAAGTACCGCCTTGTACGAGGGCGGCGGGGGCCGCGATGACGCTGAAGGAGTCGGCAGCACCGGCACAGCGCACACGGGCGGAGACGGAGCCGCTGGCACCGGCGGCGGCGAGCAGCGTCCCAAGGGGCCGACGTGGAGCGAGGCCCCACGCCCGATAGCGCCCGAGTTCATCGGCATGACGATCAACAGCGACACGGGCCGTATGCCCGGCTTCCGTACCGGTTCCGTACGGCTGTGGAACAGCGAGACCCGCTGGGGCACCATCGAAGCCTCCCCGGGCAAGTACGACTGGACGACCCTGGACCGTCTGGTCGAGGCCGCCGAGCGGGACCGGCTGCCGGTCCTCTTCACCATCGGCGGCACGCCCTGGTGGGCCGCCCCGAAGGGCAGGAAGTCCGGCTTCGCCGACTCCTCGGCCTCGCCCCCGGACGACCTGAGGGTCTGGGACCGCTTTGTGGAGGACCTCGCCACGCGCTACCGCGACCGCATCGAGTCGTACGAGCTGTGGGACTACCCCAGCCACCCGCTGATGTACGCGGGGAGCCTCGACACCCTCGCCGAAATGGTGGAGCGCGCCTCGCGGATCATCGAGCGCGTCGACCCGGAGGCGCGGGTGGCCTGCCCGTCCTTCGGGTCGTTGTGGACGAGGAAAGGCCGGGCGCTGCTGCGGGAGTTCGCCCGGACGGGAGCGTACGCATACTGCCATGCGGCCGCGCTGAAGATGCCGCCGCGCAAGGGGAACGGTCCGCCGGAGGAGATCATCGAGCTCTCCCGGAGCATGCGGAACCTCCTCCACGAGGAGAACGTGCACGACGTGGAGCTGTGGAACACCGGCCCGGAGTGGAACATCAACTCGACGCCGCCGCTCGATGCGCGCCACGCCCGCGACTACGCGGTGCGCTTCTATCTCGCGGGGCTCTACGCGAGGCACTACGGCTTGCGGCGGATGTACTTCTACATCTGGGGCAGCACCAATGTGCCGATCATCGTCCAACTGGTGGGCGGACCGCCGGCGGAGCCCGGGAAGCGCGTCGGACGGCTGGCGGCGTGGCTGGACGGTGCCAGGATCAGCGCCTGCGGGCACGGCGCGCGGATGGGCCTGCCGCCGGGCATGTACTCCTGTCGCTTCGAGCGGGACGGACGAAGCGGGTGGGACGGCCAACCGTTCACCGTGCACTGGTCCGCTCGCGGTCGGGCCGAGGTGCCACTGGAAGAGGGCGCGTACCGCGTGCGTCACATGGACGGCAGTACGGAACGCGCCCGGCCCGGCGACCGGATCAGCATCGGCGAGGAACCAGTGCTGATCGAGCACCGTACGGAGTGA
- a CDS encoding GyrI-like domain-containing protein, translated as MATKYDVKRQFKKCYSPKNTDWELVDIPELHFLAIDGHGDPNTSVAYRHAVEALYAVAYSAKFASKGDLGRDFVVGPLEGLWWADDMDDFLARLKDNWRWRLLISVPDWITGGMIEDAKDTARTKKKLPAIEDVRSETLHEGTSVQVLHIGPYDDETPILTRLHHEYLPANNLRERGLHHEIYLSDPRRTDPAKLRTVLRQPVEAQSG; from the coding sequence ATGGCCACCAAGTACGACGTCAAACGCCAGTTCAAGAAGTGCTACTCGCCCAAGAACACCGACTGGGAACTCGTCGACATCCCCGAGCTCCACTTCCTCGCCATCGACGGGCATGGCGACCCGAACACCAGCGTCGCGTACCGCCACGCGGTCGAGGCGCTCTACGCGGTCGCCTATTCCGCCAAGTTCGCGAGCAAAGGCGACCTGGGCAGAGACTTCGTCGTGGGCCCACTTGAGGGGCTGTGGTGGGCGGACGACATGGACGATTTCCTGGCCAGGCTCAAGGACAATTGGCGATGGAGACTGCTCATCAGTGTCCCCGACTGGATCACCGGCGGCATGATCGAGGACGCCAAGGACACCGCCCGGACCAAGAAGAAGCTTCCGGCCATTGAGGACGTTCGGTCAGAGACGCTGCACGAGGGCACCAGCGTCCAGGTCCTCCACATCGGTCCTTACGACGATGAGACACCGATCCTGACCAGGCTGCACCACGAGTACCTCCCCGCCAACAATTTGCGGGAGAGGGGATTGCACCACGAGATCTACCTCAGCGACCCCCGCAGGACTGACCCTGCCAAGCTCAGGACAGTTCTGCGGCAACCCGTAGAAGCGCAATCCGGTTGA